From the genome of Primulina eburnea isolate SZY01 chromosome 12, ASM2296580v1, whole genome shotgun sequence, one region includes:
- the LOC140807249 gene encoding AP2/ERF and B3 domain-containing transcription repressor TEM1-like: protein MDGSSIDDQSITCESTSTPPPSSASPETLTESPVTLCRVGSGASVVIDPENGIEAESRKLPSSRFKGVVPQPNGRWGAQIYEKHQRVWLGTFNEEEEAARTYDTAAQRFRGRDAVTNFKPLSESTAEDEVETAFLNSHSKAEIVDMLRKHTYSDELEQGRKIYVGGKRAVSNGIFSFTCGGERVEKTRDHLFEKALTPSDVGKLNRLVIPKQHAQKHFPLKSANTSKGVLLNFEDMGGKVWRFRYSYWNSSQSYVLTKGWSRFVKEKNLQAGDIVNFQRSNGPDNQLYIDWSSRRNRLINSNVTEASGLDHPVQIIRLFGVSIFETPNKKNAANIDRRRIREMELVGLECRKKQKVINAL, encoded by the coding sequence ATGGATGGAAGCTCTATTGATGATCAAAGCATTACATGTGAATCCACATCGACGCCACCGCCCTCCTCTGCCTCACCGGAGACTTTGACCGAGTCTCCCGTGACTCTCTGCCGCGTCGGAAGCGGAGCTAGCGTTGTTATCGACCCGGAAAACGGCATCGAAGCGGAGTCGAGGAAGCTCCCTTCATCTAGATTCAAAGGCGTTGTCCCTCAACCTAATGGAAGGTGGGGTGCGCAAATCTACGAGAAGCATCAGAGGGTTTGGCTAGGTACTTTCAATGAGGAGGAAGAGGCCGCCAGAACTTACGACACGGCGGCGCAGCGGTTCCGCGGCAGAGATGCTGTCACGAATTTCAAGCCATTGTCGGAGAGTACTGCAGAAGACGAGGTAGAAACAGCTTTCTTGAACTCTCATTCGAAAGCCGAGATTGTGGACATGCTCAGAAAACACACGTACAGTGATGAACTGGAACAAGGCCGGAAAATCTACGTAGGCGGGAAGAGGGCCGTGTCAAATGGGATCTTCAGCTTCACCTGCGGCGGCGAGAGGGTGGAGAAGACCCGCGATCATCTTTTCGAAAAGGCGTTGACACCTAGTGACGTAGGAAAACTCAACAGGCTTGTTATACCTAAACAGCATGCCCAAAAACACTTCCCTTTAAAAAGTGCCAACACTTCGAAAGGAGTTCTGTTAAATTTCGAAGACATGGGAGGCAAAGTGTGGAGGTTTCGCTATTCCTACTGGAATAGCAGCCAAAGCTACGTGTTGACCAAGGGCTGGAGCAGATTTGTGAAGGAGAAGAATCTTCAGGCCGGTGACATTGTTAACTTTCAACGATCCAACGGCCCTGATAATCAGCTTTACATAGATTGGTCATCTCGAAGAAACagattaattaattcaaatgtcaCGGAAGCATCGGGCCTGGATCACCCCGTTCAGATCATTAGGTTGTTTGGAGTAAGCATATTTGAAACACCAAACAAGAAAAATGCAGCCAATATTGATCGTAGAAGGATTAGAGAAATGGAGCTTGTCGGGTTAGAATGTAGGAAGAAACAAAAGGTTATTAATGCTTTGTAA